From one candidate division Zixibacteria bacterium HGW-Zixibacteria-1 genomic stretch:
- a CDS encoding 23S rRNA (pseudouridine(1915)-N(3))-methyltransferase RlmH, with protein sequence MFRINITTLGKNKDKWVDEAVAHYLKLLKKYADIQIYYLPDVKNSKSLSKAELIDREQVIFEKNLKSDYIIALSDKGRSFNSEKFAEFLSRLERDSRGSADFIIGGVYGLSSQFIDNCQSVLSLSPMTMSHQLVRPVLLEQLYRGFSILAGGSYHK encoded by the coding sequence ATGTTTCGCATTAATATCACTACTCTCGGCAAGAATAAAGACAAATGGGTTGATGAAGCGGTCGCGCATTATTTGAAGCTTCTTAAGAAATACGCTGATATTCAAATTTATTACCTTCCCGACGTCAAGAATTCAAAAAGCCTGAGTAAGGCGGAACTGATCGACAGGGAGCAAGTTATATTTGAGAAAAATTTGAAATCGGATTACATCATTGCCCTGTCCGATAAGGGCCGTTCATTTAATTCGGAGAAATTTGCGGAATTTCTGTCCCGGCTTGAGCGTGATTCTCGCGGATCGGCCGATTTTATAATCGGCGGTGTCTATGGCCTGTCGAGCCAATTCATCGACAACTGTCAATCAGTGCTGTCCCTCTCCCCTATGACCATGTCGCACCAACTGGTTCGCCCGGTATTGCTGGAGCAGCTTTATCGCGGCTTTTCAATCCTGGCCGGCGGATCTTATCATAAATAA
- a CDS encoding excinuclease ABC subunit B (The UvrABC repair system catalyzes the recognition and processing of DNA lesions. The beta-hairpin of the Uvr-B subunit is inserted between the strands, where it probes for the presence of a lesion) produces MEKSEFELVSKYKPTGDQPRAIRELCEGLTRNDKFQTLLGVTGSGKTFTVANVIKNYGRPTLVVSHNKTLAAQLYGELKAFFPKNAVEFFISYYDYYQPEAYLPTTDTYIEKDTSMNEDIDRLRLRATASLLERNDVVIVASVSCIYGLGSPEEYKRQLLFLEKGQMTDRDKLIRSLIDIHYNRNDINFARGNFRVKGDTIELIPSYQETALRIEMFGDEIDRISEIDPLTGEILNEKKKAAIYPAKHFVTSHPQMKRAVVQIEKELNDRLKEFRGAGKLLEAQRLESRTKYDLEMMKEIGYCSGIENYSRHLTNREPGERPATLIDFLPDDFLLIVDESHQTIPQVRGMYAGDRSRKEVLVEHGFRLPSALDNRPLFFDEFEALINKVIFVSATPADYELERSGGVVVEQVIRPTGLVDPKISIRPLGNQVDDLIDEIRERTKVQERILVTTLTKRMAEDLTDYLKKLDIRVRYLHSEIDAIDRTEIIRDLRLSEFDVLVGINLLREGLDLPEVSLVAILDADKEGFLRSERSLIQTAGRAARNKNGEVIFYADKITDSMRKAIDETERRRQKQLEYNEKHHITPETIFKTREEILKATQFADSKTVVDEIAFEKPDYFAEMTAEDKIAFMLKAMKKAAENLEFETAAALRDEIKNMKEELKKRRKR; encoded by the coding sequence ATGGAAAAATCGGAATTTGAACTGGTTTCCAAATATAAACCAACCGGAGACCAACCCAGGGCAATTAGAGAGCTTTGTGAGGGACTGACCAGAAATGACAAATTTCAAACGCTGCTGGGCGTGACCGGATCCGGAAAGACCTTTACCGTGGCCAATGTTATCAAGAATTACGGACGCCCGACTCTGGTCGTTTCCCATAACAAGACGCTGGCGGCACAGCTTTATGGTGAATTAAAGGCCTTTTTTCCAAAAAATGCGGTGGAGTTTTTTATCAGTTACTACGACTATTATCAGCCGGAGGCATATCTCCCGACCACCGATACATATATAGAGAAAGACACTTCGATGAATGAGGACATCGATCGTCTCCGCCTGCGGGCGACCGCATCGCTGCTGGAGCGTAATGATGTCGTTATTGTGGCTTCGGTTTCCTGTATTTACGGACTCGGCTCCCCTGAGGAATATAAACGACAGCTTTTGTTTCTGGAAAAGGGGCAGATGACCGACCGCGATAAACTGATCCGTTCGCTGATTGATATACATTATAATCGCAATGATATCAATTTTGCGCGCGGCAACTTCCGGGTAAAAGGGGATACAATCGAATTGATCCCTTCTTATCAGGAAACCGCCCTCAGGATTGAAATGTTCGGCGATGAAATCGACCGGATTTCGGAGATTGATCCCCTTACCGGGGAAATTCTGAATGAGAAAAAGAAAGCGGCCATCTATCCGGCCAAGCATTTTGTGACTAGTCATCCGCAGATGAAGCGCGCGGTTGTCCAGATTGAAAAGGAACTCAATGACAGGCTGAAGGAGTTTAGAGGCGCGGGCAAGCTCCTCGAGGCACAACGTCTGGAATCGCGGACGAAGTATGACCTTGAAATGATGAAGGAAATCGGCTATTGCAGCGGCATCGAAAATTATTCCCGGCATTTGACCAACCGCGAGCCGGGGGAAAGGCCGGCCACCCTGATAGATTTTCTGCCCGATGATTTCCTGCTGATTGTCGATGAATCTCATCAAACCATTCCTCAGGTGCGGGGAATGTATGCCGGCGACCGCTCCCGCAAGGAAGTGCTGGTGGAGCATGGTTTCAGACTGCCGTCGGCACTTGATAACCGGCCCCTGTTTTTCGATGAGTTTGAGGCGCTGATTAATAAGGTAATCTTTGTTTCGGCCACTCCGGCTGATTACGAACTTGAAAGATCCGGCGGTGTAGTCGTGGAGCAAGTGATTCGTCCTACCGGTCTCGTCGATCCCAAAATATCGATTCGACCTCTGGGCAATCAGGTTGATGATTTGATTGACGAAATCAGGGAGAGAACCAAAGTTCAGGAAAGAATCCTGGTGACGACACTCACCAAACGGATGGCCGAAGATTTGACTGATTATTTGAAAAAGCTCGACATCCGCGTTCGCTATTTACACAGCGAAATCGACGCTATCGACCGCACCGAAATTATCCGCGACTTGAGATTGTCAGAATTCGATGTCCTGGTGGGGATAAATTTACTGCGCGAGGGCCTTGATTTACCCGAAGTATCGCTGGTGGCGATTCTCGACGCCGACAAGGAAGGTTTCCTTCGATCTGAGCGATCTCTGATACAAACCGCCGGACGAGCGGCCCGTAACAAAAACGGCGAGGTGATATTTTATGCCGACAAAATCACGGACTCGATGCGCAAGGCGATCGATGAAACGGAACGGAGAAGACAGAAACAGCTTGAATATAACGAAAAACACCATATCACGCCGGAAACGATTTTTAAAACGAGGGAAGAAATATTAAAGGCCACCCAGTTTGCCGATTCCAAAACGGTCGTGGATGAGATCGCTTTCGAGAAACCTGATTATTTCGCGGAAATGACGGCCGAAGATAAGATCGCCTTTATGCTGAAAGCCATGAAAAAGGCGGCCGAAAACCTTGAGTTTGAAACGGCGGCGGCACTCCGCGATGAAATAAAAAATATGAAAGAGGAATTGAAAAAACGACGAAAGAGGTAA
- the maf gene encoding septum formation protein Maf, which produces MTVLSRYCSMATKYYNLKYLLDKQRLVLASGSPRRVFLLQEAGIEFRQIIPDIHEDNNLHTEPYRLATILAEKKAEAVLDKISGDEIALGCDTIVILDGKILGKPVSPADAVDMLTQMSGRMHVVCSAVALMDKGRNLASGFELTDVYFNAVTERQIIDYVETGEPLDKAGSYGIQDLGVFLVDRIVGNIDNVIGLPLVLLDGIAGKMAEIKGFYGI; this is translated from the coding sequence ATGACGGTCCTGTCACGATATTGCTCGATGGCGACGAAATATTATAATTTAAAATATCTTCTCGATAAACAGAGGCTTGTTTTGGCCTCGGGTTCACCCAGGAGGGTTTTTCTCCTGCAGGAGGCCGGAATAGAATTCCGCCAGATAATACCGGATATTCATGAAGATAACAATCTTCATACCGAGCCCTACCGCCTGGCGACCATTTTGGCCGAGAAAAAGGCCGAGGCGGTTCTGGACAAAATTTCCGGTGATGAAATCGCTCTCGGCTGTGACACTATTGTTATTCTCGATGGTAAAATCCTTGGGAAGCCGGTTTCGCCCGCTGATGCGGTCGATATGCTGACGCAAATGTCGGGGCGGATGCATGTTGTCTGTTCGGCCGTGGCCCTTATGGATAAGGGCCGTAATCTGGCCAGCGGTTTTGAGCTGACCGACGTCTATTTTAATGCGGTCACGGAAAGGCAAATTATCGATTATGTTGAAACCGGCGAACCGCTTGACAAGGCGGGTTCTTATGGGATTCAGGATCTGGGTGTTTTTTTGGTTGACAGAATAGTGGGAAATATTGATAATGTTATCGGTCTGCCGCTTGTGTTATTGGATGGCATCGCCGGCAAAATGGCTGAAATAAAGGGTTTTTATGGAATATGA
- a CDS encoding D-tyrosyl-tRNA(Tyr) deacylase: MRLLIQRVTAASVSVDGEIIGKIGKGFLVLAGFRKGDVKTEIKRLSDKCINLRVFEDDDGKMNLSLLDTGGELLVVSQFTLYANCKKGRRPGFDNSMPPDEAENFYNLLLNEMAASGLKVEKGVFGAKMEISLVNDGPVTILLDGDEIL, translated from the coding sequence ATGAGACTGTTGATACAAAGAGTTACGGCCGCTTCGGTGTCGGTCGATGGCGAAATTATCGGGAAAATCGGAAAGGGTTTTCTCGTTCTGGCCGGTTTTCGCAAAGGTGATGTGAAAACTGAAATAAAAAGACTGTCTGACAAATGTATTAATCTGAGAGTCTTTGAGGATGACGACGGCAAGATGAATCTATCACTGCTGGATACAGGCGGTGAATTGTTGGTGGTTTCGCAATTCACTCTTTATGCCAATTGCAAAAAGGGCCGTCGTCCCGGTTTCGATAACAGCATGCCTCCGGATGAGGCCGAAAATTTTTACAATTTACTTCTGAATGAAATGGCAGCCTCGGGCCTGAAGGTTGAAAAAGGCGTATTTGGCGCCAAAATGGAAATCAGCCTGGTCAATGACGGTCCTGTCACGATATTGCTCGATGGCGACGAAATATTATAA
- a CDS encoding signal recognition particle-docking protein FtsY, translated as MFSKIKKLKESLSKTRDNIFGKIGRLVSGRKIDDDLIDEIEEILLKADIGVGATDKIIENLREQARAERIVDSDEVFRLLKQEMTGILVKNRKGTLLDNGYKPAVWLITGVNGTGKTTTVGKLAQYFKADGKSVMIAACDTFRAAAVEQLGIWAERSGVDFVKAHAGADPAAVAFDAATAAKNRGIDLLIIDTAGRLHTKANLMEELKKIRRVTEKVIPSEHIYSKLIIDGTTGQNAVSQVKVFTEAVGCDGLIVTKLDGTAKGGIMIAIAEELSVPVDFIGIGEKIEDLQPFDAQEYVEALFES; from the coding sequence ATGTTTTCGAAAATAAAAAAGCTCAAGGAATCTCTGTCCAAGACCAGGGACAATATTTTTGGTAAAATCGGGCGCCTTGTGAGCGGGCGAAAAATCGATGACGATTTGATCGATGAAATAGAAGAAATCCTGCTTAAGGCCGACATTGGCGTTGGTGCCACCGATAAAATAATCGAGAATCTTCGTGAGCAGGCTCGGGCGGAGCGGATAGTCGACTCAGATGAAGTCTTTCGCCTGCTGAAACAGGAAATGACTGGGATTCTGGTAAAAAACCGGAAAGGTACGCTGCTTGATAATGGATATAAACCGGCGGTCTGGCTTATCACGGGAGTTAATGGAACCGGTAAGACCACTACGGTCGGCAAGCTTGCCCAATACTTCAAAGCAGACGGAAAGTCCGTTATGATTGCCGCCTGCGATACTTTTCGGGCAGCCGCGGTTGAGCAGCTCGGCATCTGGGCCGAACGCTCCGGAGTGGATTTTGTCAAAGCTCATGCCGGGGCCGATCCGGCAGCTGTCGCTTTTGACGCCGCCACCGCCGCCAAAAACCGAGGTATTGACCTGCTGATAATCGATACCGCCGGGCGGCTTCATACCAAAGCGAATTTAATGGAAGAGCTGAAGAAAATCAGGCGCGTAACCGAGAAAGTTATTCCCTCAGAGCATATTTATTCAAAGCTGATCATAGACGGCACGACCGGGCAGAATGCCGTTTCACAGGTCAAGGTTTTTACTGAAGCGGTGGGATGTGACGGCCTGATTGTTACCAAGCTTGACGGGACGGCCAAGGGCGGCATAATGATTGCCATTGCCGAGGAGCTGTCGGTACCGGTCGATTTTATCGGGATCGGTGAAAAAATCGAGGATTTGCAGCCCTTTGATGCCCAGGAGTATGTGGAGGCCCTTTTTGAAAGTTGA
- the smc gene encoding chromosome segregation protein SMC — MYLKRLELLGFKSFPDKTIIKFTPGVTSIVGPNGCGKTNILDSIRWVLGEQRVSLLRGSKMEEIIFNGTHDVKPLGMAEVTLVIQNNRGVLPTEYSEVQITRRLFRSGESEYLLNKVPCRLKDISDLLMDTGVGSHIYSVIQQDMIEAILSDKADERRFLFEEAAGISKYKNRKKAAVRKLEATEGDLLRLKDIVAEVNSQVNSLHRQMNKAQKYKSLSEELKGWEIYLGKNAVGELQLEKRRLLSERDNLSDSKIKLDTNINSLSARQEEERKKLTDIDRELSELSNRIYEKSEAAHSIEKEITVLRERRDNSRQLIEKNRLDIEAYKKRGEILLEQIGQTEDDLKSLDEELVRVEADIKEAEQNLAQADDLILNARRARESLGQQLMSLESRLSAGKTDDSNIKEQKTEIDSNLAAFQQQKNEILRLKEQLIEKKSIIENKLVELKASAGESQTKRENLEKEITDLDQQLDEVSGEIFDLTASLEAAEARSHLLKEMVTHYEGFSSGVVAVMEDKERWPGLMGTVADSLIPKEGFDEAIEAALGEIAGFMLCRDRSTAEGIIEYLKNESKGKAGLLITSGVEAVGETTRPVLNGDGFLGWADEFVIVPEELKTLSRLLLSRVAIIKSENTNSIVNQLPPYFAAVTTDGRRFDGKAIISGGAREGLSLLGRKEKIDQQDQATNEIRSKLNLARESRNRITSSLGARQAELRSVIDRQENLKEEIEATERESTANQYEYQSMENDLARLNKQISESTTKLEALNSRQFSLNLNYDQLAREKDGLIKAFEEHDAKTVELEKTSQEAESKYSNLQINQIELKSRHEQLESQIRHTYELIAEIDSNSQTKAEEIIRAESDIDTAAGRIIELEKSLKETFDSRSAISSQQSAVRDQHTVIEEELDSREKEIKALRHSREESSNNLHSIEIRIAEIESELRNIVHNMKEEYDIEIEETSVQPPSTEVPPEERTRRMQELKERLKEFGAVNLLALEEFDIARERQEFLTTQMEDLLNAKSTLQSTISKINQTARRLFLETFEKVRENFKQVFEELFTGGEADVRMINEDDPLESPIEIIARPRGKKLLSIAQMSGGERALTAISLLFAIYLVKPSPFCILDEIDAPLDDANIHRFLRIIKTFSEQTQFIIITHNKITMEAADILYGITMEQPGVSKVVSVRFNEDEDDDHLIDTAVGDGMRPVRNDLPESVIERMTPRINIQPVDSPDTE, encoded by the coding sequence GTGTATCTAAAAAGACTGGAGCTTCTCGGTTTTAAATCATTTCCGGATAAGACTATTATTAAGTTTACTCCCGGAGTTACCTCGATTGTCGGACCAAACGGATGTGGCAAGACAAATATACTTGATTCCATACGCTGGGTTCTGGGCGAGCAGCGAGTATCTCTGCTGCGCGGCAGCAAAATGGAAGAAATAATTTTTAACGGCACCCATGATGTCAAACCGCTCGGCATGGCTGAAGTAACGCTGGTCATTCAAAATAACCGCGGGGTCCTCCCGACCGAATATTCCGAGGTCCAGATTACGCGCCGGCTGTTTCGTTCCGGCGAATCCGAGTACCTCCTTAACAAGGTCCCCTGCCGCCTGAAAGACATTTCCGATCTTTTGATGGATACGGGCGTCGGCTCCCACATATATTCGGTTATTCAGCAGGATATGATTGAGGCCATACTGTCCGACAAAGCCGATGAGCGGCGTTTTCTTTTTGAAGAAGCGGCCGGCATTTCCAAGTACAAAAATCGTAAAAAGGCCGCTGTGCGCAAGCTGGAGGCGACAGAGGGTGATCTCCTCCGCCTTAAGGATATTGTGGCCGAGGTCAATTCCCAGGTCAACTCTCTTCACCGACAGATGAATAAGGCGCAAAAATACAAAAGCCTTTCGGAAGAATTAAAAGGATGGGAAATATATCTCGGCAAGAATGCGGTCGGTGAACTCCAGCTTGAAAAGCGACGCCTGTTGAGCGAACGCGACAACCTTTCCGACTCCAAGATTAAACTGGATACCAATATTAATTCCCTGTCGGCCCGGCAGGAAGAAGAACGGAAAAAATTGACCGACATAGACCGGGAGCTTTCGGAATTATCCAACCGGATATATGAGAAGTCCGAGGCGGCCCATTCGATCGAAAAAGAGATTACGGTTCTGAGGGAAAGGCGCGATAATTCGCGGCAATTGATCGAGAAAAATCGGCTCGATATCGAGGCCTACAAAAAACGCGGGGAAATTCTTCTGGAGCAGATCGGGCAGACCGAAGATGATCTTAAAAGTTTGGATGAAGAACTGGTCCGGGTTGAAGCGGATATAAAAGAGGCCGAGCAGAACCTTGCTCAGGCCGATGATTTGATATTGAATGCCCGTCGCGCCCGGGAAAGTCTCGGGCAGCAGCTCATGTCCCTGGAAAGCCGCCTGTCGGCTGGTAAAACGGATGACAGCAATATCAAGGAACAAAAGACCGAAATAGACTCGAATCTCGCCGCCTTTCAACAGCAGAAAAATGAAATTTTGCGCCTGAAAGAACAATTAATCGAGAAAAAATCGATTATTGAAAATAAACTTGTCGAACTGAAAGCAAGCGCCGGCGAATCGCAGACAAAGCGGGAAAATCTCGAGAAAGAGATTACGGATCTTGATCAGCAGCTTGATGAGGTATCCGGAGAGATCTTCGATCTGACGGCATCGCTGGAAGCTGCCGAGGCCCGCAGCCATCTTTTGAAAGAAATGGTCACTCATTACGAAGGTTTCAGCTCCGGTGTTGTGGCGGTTATGGAAGATAAAGAGCGCTGGCCCGGTTTGATGGGGACAGTCGCTGACAGCCTGATACCCAAAGAGGGGTTTGATGAAGCGATCGAAGCTGCTCTTGGAGAAATCGCCGGTTTTATGCTGTGCCGCGACCGGTCAACCGCAGAAGGAATTATTGAATACCTTAAGAATGAAAGCAAAGGGAAAGCCGGATTACTGATAACCTCAGGCGTCGAGGCAGTCGGCGAAACGACTCGCCCGGTATTAAACGGCGACGGTTTTCTTGGCTGGGCCGATGAGTTCGTAATAGTACCCGAGGAACTCAAAACCCTGTCCAGATTGCTTCTGTCCAGAGTAGCCATAATTAAATCTGAGAATACGAATAGTATCGTCAATCAACTTCCCCCCTATTTCGCTGCGGTAACGACCGATGGCCGGAGATTTGACGGAAAGGCAATAATATCCGGCGGCGCCCGTGAAGGTTTATCCCTGCTGGGCCGAAAAGAAAAAATCGATCAACAGGACCAGGCTACAAATGAAATCAGATCGAAACTCAATCTGGCCAGGGAATCGCGAAATCGCATAACCTCTTCACTCGGAGCAAGACAGGCGGAATTAAGGTCGGTTATTGACAGGCAGGAAAATCTTAAGGAGGAAATAGAGGCAACAGAGAGGGAGTCCACCGCCAATCAATATGAATATCAATCGATGGAAAATGATCTCGCAAGGCTTAATAAACAAATCAGTGAATCGACCACAAAACTTGAAGCGCTGAACAGCCGTCAATTCAGTCTTAACCTTAATTATGATCAATTGGCCAGGGAAAAAGACGGGTTGATTAAAGCCTTCGAAGAGCATGATGCCAAAACCGTCGAACTCGAAAAGACTTCTCAGGAAGCGGAATCCAAATACTCGAATCTGCAGATTAATCAGATTGAGCTCAAGAGTCGTCACGAACAGCTTGAAAGCCAGATCAGGCATACGTATGAACTTATTGCTGAAATCGATTCCAACAGCCAGACGAAAGCGGAAGAAATCATCAGGGCCGAAAGTGATATCGACACCGCCGCCGGACGGATAATCGAACTGGAAAAAAGTCTAAAGGAGACTTTTGATTCCCGTTCCGCAATCAGCAGCCAGCAATCGGCCGTTCGCGATCAACATACCGTTATAGAGGAGGAACTCGATTCCCGAGAGAAAGAGATAAAGGCTCTTCGTCACTCCCGCGAGGAATCCAGCAACAATCTGCATTCGATCGAGATCAGAATAGCGGAAATTGAATCGGAACTGCGCAATATCGTTCATAACATGAAAGAAGAATATGATATTGAAATAGAGGAAACTTCCGTTCAGCCGCCATCCACGGAAGTGCCGCCTGAAGAGCGGACCAGGCGGATGCAGGAACTCAAAGAAAGATTGAAAGAATTCGGCGCTGTCAACCTCCTGGCCCTCGAAGAATTCGATATCGCCAGAGAACGCCAGGAGTTTCTGACGACCCAGATGGAAGATCTTCTCAATGCCAAGTCCACTCTCCAGTCAACCATATCGAAAATCAACCAAACGGCGCGCCGACTTTTTCTGGAGACATTCGAAAAGGTTCGGGAGAACTTCAAGCAGGTCTTTGAGGAACTTTTCACCGGAGGTGAAGCCGATGTTCGCATGATCAATGAAGATGATCCTCTGGAATCTCCGATTGAGATTATTGCCCGCCCGCGCGGCAAAAAGCTTCTGTCAATAGCGCAGATGTCCGGCGGCGAACGAGCCCTGACGGCGATATCCCTTTTGTTTGCGATCTATCTGGTCAAACCGTCCCCGTTCTGTATTTTGGACGAAATCGACGCGCCGCTGGATGATGCCAATATTCATCGTTTCCTGAGAATCATCAAGACTTTCTCGGAACAGACGCAGTTTATCATCATCACCCACAATAAGATTACCATGGAGGCCGCCGACATTCTTTACGGCATAACCATGGAACAGCCCGGTGTCTCAAAAGTGGTCTCGGTCCGCTTTAATGAAGATGAGGATGACGATCATCTTATCGATACTGCTGTTGGTGACGGCATGAGGCCGGTAAGAAATGACTTGCCGGAATCGGTTATAGAGAGAATGACCCCCAGAATAAATATTCAGCCGGTCGACAGTCCGGATACCGAGTAG